ATTTCAGTATTGACAtcctatgattttcttttatttaggTGTAGCGCAACTGCAGAAATTATTATCGAGGCTGCAGGacttcagaattttcgaaaaaaatcattcggttTCATATTTGACAGAATTCGATTTTAATTTGGTGGAAAAATCGACAGATGGCGCTCGTGATTCTTCGAAATTTCGGTTTCGAAACCTGTACATATAGGTTATACGCGAATACTTGAGCTTTTGATTTTTGATTAACGTTGTTGTGAGAAACTACTTGAAAaggatttttcttccattgaCTCGAAAATAAGAAAGCAATTCCGGAGATTCTATTTTCTTCTGTCCGTTCAATTTCATAGGGCAGGTACTCAATTTTTGTTCCGTGGAAAGTACTGACGAAAGGATACGTAACCTCAAACAACGAAACcataaaaatacataaaaatggGCAAACGACAGCACCAAAAGGACAAAATGTAAGTTTATCAAAGAATTTTCTGGTCTTTATAGGGTTCGGCATGTTATaccgattttttctctcgaataACCATATAAATACTGCACAGGTACTTGACGTACACAGAGTGGACGACTCTGTACGGAGGTAAAAAAGCTGGCACATCCGAAGACACTGAAGACACCACCTTCAGACGTTTACCCTTCGATCATTGCTGTCTCAGTTTACAACCCTTCGAACATCCTTATTGTGACTCCTCTGGCAATGTTTTTGAGCTCCAACCAATTGTCACTTACGTCAAACACTTCAAACACAATCCAATCACTGGGAAACCCTTTGATCTGAAATCTCTaatcaaattgaatttttacaaaaatgcaGACGATCAGTATCATTGTCCTGTTTTGTTCAAAACTTTTACTAAACACTCGCACATTGTGGCTGTCAGAACTACCGGAAATGTATTCTCGTGGGAGGTAAGTCAAATTAATGACATTTCAAAGCAAAACGCGGTAAAAGTTGATCCGACAAATGTTGCTTTACATTTTTCAAGGCTGTGGAGCAATTGAACATAAAAACACAAAACTGGAAGGATCTTGTGAACGACGAACCCTTTGTTAGAAAAGATCTCATTACTATACAGAATCCCAATGATCCAAGAAAATTCAACATTTCCACATTCCATCACGTCAAAAACAATTTACGAGTCGAAGATGAAGGTGCGTTGgcaaattattaaaattctacGGTAACTTCTCTAAGCAGTAAGttctttgaatatttttttctttacattcGTTCAGAAATTGTACGAGAACGAAACGATCCCAATGCAAAACTCAAAACAGTCTCCACCGagacaaaagaaattttggctgaactcGAAAGGGACTACAAAGCACCGGAATCGAAGGAAGCTCGACCGAAAGAGAAAGCAGACAAATTTAACGCGGTTCGTATCCGATCGTATCGCGCCTTGaatcattatttatttccattatataattaaaaattcaatgaaattcgaaattcaGGCTCATTATTCGACGGGTGCTGTGGCTGCTGGTTTCACATCGACTGTTATGCCCAGAGAAACTGTCCACGAGGCAGCAGTCATCGCTGAGGATTCGGTGCGTTACGAAcgtgtgaagaaaaaaggtaaaattaaacggaaaatggaaaaatgtggtTTTTATTGTGACCAGATTTATGGcgtttttcaaagaaattttatgctttGTTAAGGCTACGTGAGAATCTTGACAAATTTCGGAGCCCTGAATGTCGAGTTGCACTGCGACATTGTTCCGAAAACGTGTGAGAATTTCCTAAAACATTGTCAATCGGGTTATTACGACGGAACGAAGTTTCACAGatcaataagaaattttatgGTAAGTTTGACAGTTTTTAGAATTCTTCGAATCTTCTATTCAGAATAATCGTTTGTCAACAGATCCAAGGCGGTGATCCTACCAATACGGGCAACGGTGGCACTTCCATTTGGAAAAAACCGTTCGAGGATGAATTCAAGCCAAATTTGATTCATCAAGGTCGTGGAATTTTGTCGATGGCGAATTCTGGCCCAAACACCAACGGCTCACAATTGTAAGAATTTTTTGgcaagaattgaaaaaaaaaaaacaatctcaTTCGCGTTTTCTCATTATTCCAGCTTCGTAACGTTTCGTTCGTGTCGTCATCTCGATCGGAAACACACGGTTTTCGGCAAAATAGTCGGAGGTCTTGAAACATTAAATGCAATGGAGAAAATCGAAGTTGACAACAAGGACAGACCGATCGAAGATATTATTCTACAACGAGCTCAAGTCTTTGTCGATCCTTATCAGGAAGCCGATCAACAATTGGCATCTGAGAGAGCAGCCGAACTCGAGCGTGCTGAGCAAGAGGCAAAAAAGCAACAACGCATCGATCGAGCGGAGACAAGCAACACTTCAAAAGTCTATCGATCTGGCGCCGGCAAATATATCAAAACTGGCGGGACTGCTGGATTAAATGATTCTTTAAAGTACGTTTTATTCCAATTTCAGTAATTATATTCCTCATCGAATTTATGGATTGTCGATTATTCAACATAATTTGGCATTTTCACAGGCCGGAGAGCGCAGCAATCACAAGTGGTGGCGAACAGCCGccgacgaagaaaaagaaaaatttgggCTCGTCGTATTCGTTGGCCAATTTCTCAGCATGGTGATCaacaattgtttatttatgcTACAATTTGTACAGTTGGAATAAATATTCGTGGGAATATTTACGTATTACACGAAACATTGAAGCTCGAGGTCTCGATGTTCTGTTGAATGAAATAAACCAGTCGCATTATCGTGACGGGAGTCACACCCGGAATTCTATTAGCCGCAGCGatctgtcaaaaaaaaaacgattatttcattttttaccggaTGAacaatataaaacaaaaaaatcaacgtgCCACTCACCGTGGATGGTTTAAAGGACATTAATTTTTCGATATCCTCCAACGATATATTCAAACTGAAACACAACGTTAGTTATCAAGAGACTTACTATAAATCCTGGGTACTGAAATTTGTATGGTAGGATTAAGAATAATTGGTTAGTGACCTGGTATAATCGATGTCCCGAGGGATTGTCATGCTTTCGTGACGTTTAACTTCCGAAACGTGATGCATTTGGTCCTTGATGGAGTTTTCGTAGACAGACTCAATCTGAAAAGACACAAAAAGTTATTTGTGCTTCTCCAATGTCTGCTGAGCATTCGAAAATAAGAATGTGGGAAGGAAAAACTGGATACCTTGAGTCTTTTCGCCAGTTTTGAATCACCACCAAGATGTCCAAAGACCTCAGGTAGTACTTGGACGATGTGATCAAAAGTAAATTGATCGTTAGTTAGTTTGAGTAGATCGAAGGCACTTTTAGGTgctcgatttttcgttttactcAATTTGATAAGGTGCATCCATTCTTGAGGTGTTTTTTCAACGCTCTTCAAGAGTTCCAGGCCCTCGTACAATCGGGAACGCATTTTTCGCGTTTCGTTTATTCTCGTTTCCGAAACGCAACCGGTTCGATAACCTTTTTCCGTGAGTCGAAGATCGGCGTTGTCGGGTCGCAGACTCAGTCG
This sequence is a window from Venturia canescens isolate UGA chromosome 8, ASM1945775v1, whole genome shotgun sequence. Protein-coding genes within it:
- the LOC122415103 gene encoding RING-type E3 ubiquitin-protein ligase PPIL2, translated to MGKRQHQKDKMYLTYTEWTTLYGGKKAGTSEDTEDTTFRRLPFDHCCLSLQPFEHPYCDSSGNVFELQPIVTYVKHFKHNPITGKPFDLKSLIKLNFYKNADDQYHCPVLFKTFTKHSHIVAVRTTGNVFSWEAVEQLNIKTQNWKDLVNDEPFVRKDLITIQNPNDPRKFNISTFHHVKNNLRVEDEEIVRERNDPNAKLKTVSTETKEILAELERDYKAPESKEARPKEKADKFNAAHYSTGAVAAGFTSTVMPRETVHEAAVIAEDSVRYERVKKKGYVRILTNFGALNVELHCDIVPKTCENFLKHCQSGYYDGTKFHRSIRNFMIQGGDPTNTGNGGTSIWKKPFEDEFKPNLIHQGRGILSMANSGPNTNGSQFFVTFRSCRHLDRKHTVFGKIVGGLETLNAMEKIEVDNKDRPIEDIILQRAQVFVDPYQEADQQLASERAAELERAEQEAKKQQRIDRAETSNTSKVYRSGAGKYIKTGGTAGLNDSLKPESAAITSGGEQPPTKKKKNLGSSYSLANFSAW